aagacaattctcctatatagatgcactaattgaaactttgaactaacttttgccattcatgaatttttaataaagtattttgaaaggatttataaatctaaccaaaaatttggaaaaatacaggtaaaatatcttctttgtttatttcaaaattttagatatactttttatacagctacttttagttcaggtcttgaaaactgagctgtttttgtattctggaacagctgcatttgaaagcttttgttcactatattttcacacttcaaatgaaggtcactctaaattcaagatggcggaagtaccttaagccATCCTGATGAATGGCAATGAATAAGGCTATCCTACAACTAGTACAAGGCAGTGGTTAGGTAGCCGGTTCTGGCTatgttccggctacctagaccaaaGATAtacgtagccggttccggctacttAGACTAAAGGTCTAAGCAGCCGACTCTTtatgtaagtcaaggtagccggcttcaataaactgtattataaatgatcattatattagttaaataaattacatttcttgtgatttattatttactatttgtaatttacctgtttatttcgctGTATTTATCATATCGgctgatattttgttatgttaaaaagtACTTGATACGTATTTGAGATACCGTAATTCATTCttaaaacgaaacaaaacaaacaattaaaaaacaaaagggcAAAACAAAGAGCATCAAAGTACATTTAATcaaaaaactataaaatacacagaatggcaactgtaGATAATCTCGCGTCAGCTCGTGTTagcgcgttatcttatttcagagcatttgccgacttgatcaatcctgaacaaatcaacagacgcttactgaagtataaaactggcGGTATGGCTGGTGCATAATAAACTGAATCAAGTCCATTTTACAAaagacaactgttgatttctcagacttccaataaaaaattcattcattcatcgcttagaaaatactaataattaAAAATACTAATCATTTACATATTAATTTGTCCCTAATCATATGCGAAGTAGCTTGAAGAAAGTTATATTATCACATCTTTAAGATAAAGTCTGATACagtcatataaaatattttgggttGAAACAATCAGTAGGTTGAAACTTTCTGTCTGAGACTTTGGTCTGAAACAGACATTTGTAAAATGGTCTGGGTTTGAAACAATACTTTGGGTGATACAGTTAATTGAAACAGCATAAGTTTTAAGACAAtataatttcttttgaaataatagtacataataaattatattacttTGCAGTAGAACAAAGCTACATGAAAAACAAGAAGCCAACAAAAGCTTAAGAAAAGGCAAATACATACATGCAACAATAATATTCACTTCTTTTGTACTGTGTGTGTGTTGTGCATCCATTCCATGAACAGGAGGAGCATTTGAAATTAAATCCATTTCATGACTGAACACCTTTACCATTGTTTATATAGCAAATCCAAGGAACTATCATCTATGAAAAGTTCTGGTATCTTTCAAGTCAGTCTGTTATTTTACAGTAACATTTCTCCCCTTTAAAATGGCCATGGTATTGACAAACATAATGGTGTTTACCGTAGACAACTTTTTCAGATGATGCCTTACCTACTGAGGAGTTAAAAACAGGATGCTATTTACTGCTTAGGAAATTTAACTGCTAAACAATCAATTATGGTCGTTTGTTTCACCTTGAGATCTTGCAGGTTTTGAAATTATTCATAGTATGCATTGTTGAAACCTAAGGTGGTTGTCAATGCTGTatgacatatgagccgcgccatgagaaaaccaacatagtggctttgcgaccagcatggatccagaccagcctgcgcatctgcccagtctggtcaggatccatgccgttcgctttcaaagcctattgcaattagagaaaccgttagcgacagcatggatcctgcgcggatgtgcaggctggtctggatacatgctggttgcaaagccactatgttggttttctcatggggcggctcatatCGATAATTAGTCTAAATGGTTTGTCTGTCTATACCTGACCTTTTAATCAATCTGCTATAAGTAGTTAACAAAGTTAAGATGTGCATGGTATTATAATTTCCtattttttgcaggtaaattaaccctaaccctgctaaatttctaaaatggattgatttatcattcaattttggccgTACCACCTTTTACTCAAAGGTGTGTTCActaaaactttactgactgaatagcgaacagtgcagacaatgatcagcctgcactggttgcaaaggcagattcacttgccgccagcaggctaaaggttaaagaccctgtttttaatttatcttttaaaaaagtcataaaaaagtCTTATTATGTCTTTTATCATTTGGCTGTACCACTTTCTCTTCATCGAAGTGGATTCGAAAAACCTTGCTtggtgtgtagaattcttcatgtgaggaagctatccagctgtcTTGCGGAAGATTGTTTGTTCTACCTTGATGCCAatccatgcctgaaacaatgctggTAGAGGCAACTTGGTTCTTTgcaatcaaaagctggaaaagttgccatatgacctagattttgtcgGTGTGATTCTAAACcctacagaaacaaaaaaaaagaatatttagctGTGTACGTGTACACTATCACTTGACATGGCATGCAGCAGGTAGATATGCTCATTGAGAGCACAATGTCAAGTACCTTTAGTTGAGTAGCAATGGATTAAACCTATGAAGAGTCTGAAGACATGAAGTAGATCTAGTTTGGCAGTTACATTTCTTATCTTTTTGAGCACAGACCCACTTTTACACTTGGGCTATTGTTTGGTAGACATTATAACTGCTCACTCTTCTGCATTATTCAAGTAATTtcatactttatatatatttcagctgTACTTCCactataaaacatgtaaatgtgaTGATGAACACACCATAATTGATGACAGTCATAATCATGAGAAACCAATGGAATTAATCCTTGGcaagaaatttaaatttgaagtCTGGGAAGCTTGTTTGAAATCAATGAGGGTTGAAGAAGTGTCTGAATTCACTGTTGACACAAAGGTATGAGTAGTTAGGCCTAAAATGTTTATGGTAATACAAACCATAGCCGCTAAGGCTGATCAGTACtccatttttaacaatataagGATTTTTCAGTAAAACTGAGTTTTAAATACTGTAATACACATgtaaatctgacatgtatttatCAGGAAAGTAGTGGAGAGTACTGGTAGTTTTTGTTGTACAAGGCTGTACAGGAAAAATAATCAGCCTttataaacaaatttttactttgaTATACAGAGAAGTAGTCAGATAggaatttaaaaaagcaaaagtCTCGGTATGTCAGATTCAACTTAAAAAGAGTGAAATACCTACATTTAGAAGGCATTTTGACTGAACTTGAACATTTCTTCAAAGTATTCATAATTCTGAGATGAGCAAGTTTGAGATGCTGAGTTTCATCTGTACATAGTAACTAGCagtttattaaagaaaaatttggtcattttagcTGGTAGAGCAGTACCcactggtttcgaagcagttaCGAGAGATATTTGGTAAACATAAGAAGAAGCATGAAGAGGAGAAGAGCCATTGCTGTGGTATGATGGCAATGTCAGAGAAAGGACTTGGTCATCCGGATCTGGACGATTTAGTCAAAAATCCTCAACCACTTGCATTCACTATAGGTAAGTAATTTGCTAAAATGTGACTGTTTCATCTAAAATTTGTCCTGTTGCAAAATGAGACAGACTTTCAACTGgctttgaaatttgaaacttCAGTGGCAATAAAAATGATCTGCTTTAGTTGAAATCAAGACTGCTTTTTACTTCGGGAAAATGGCAAAATCTTAATCAAAACCCAGGGGAGGCACAAAGAATGTTTAAGTTAGCTTGCTAACTTAAAAGGGTCTGCAGTTAAGCAAATGTGAAATATGTattcagggtgagctgttagtatagTATAGTTTCTTTTCCTTTGAAATTACTGGTCAGAATTTTACCAAGCTTGTTCTGCAACATCCTGGCATCGGGATTGTTCAAGTTTATCTTTCATAGCGTAACTATTAAATATGTCACTGTGAGGACTGGCATATGTTCAGGGTTGAATGGAAATTAACCATGACTTGGGACATATTATTAAACTGAAGAGgatattctgatattttcaggACTTTCTTGTCATTTCATTTCTTTGGAGTTATcctcttgttagctcgactattcttcgagtctagctattctactcaccttggCATTGGTGTCTGCATTGGTGTCAcacctaatgcagatattgaattgaaacttcctGCTTCTGTagcaacaattcgaatagtcgagcattggctgtcttacggacagctcttgttttaacaatATAATCTTATTCTACCAGACATGTTCAGGTTGTGTGTATTTCAATATTGACATCATTCTTGTGTGGAATTTGGTATGGCCTCTTTAACCCACTGCACATTATGGCTGAATATCCCtagtaaaatgtaaagaaatatattaaagGGATATTAAGTTGATGtttaattttaagtttatttaaatcaatcaatttaaagaaacagaagtAGGCTGATTTTTCAGATCAAACGTTTATACGATAATCACTATTTGTCCATAATATTACCAGTATGGGAAGTTGTGAAAACATGACATGTTGTCCAATCAAAAACCTGATCATCAACCTATAATTATCTTACCTTGTCCTTCAAAATGAGTAACATAAGAAAAGAAAAGTGGAATGTGACATTTTGATCCAATTTTCATATGTTATTCTAACCTGGCATATTTAGGCTGGTGTAACAGGGGAAAGAATCAACCAGTTTTTTTTCCTCAGGGAAGAAATCAGcctgttgtttttttccatgGGGAAAAagctgactggggaaaaaactgaccgttacacagGGTTTGCAAAATTATCCTGTCATCCCAAGTAAGAAATGATTTCCCTGTTTTACTTTACTAAGTATGTCGGTAAAATATGAGAAATACTATTTTTACAATGATTCTAAGAATGTAGTTTTTCATCCGCTATTTCACCTGTATACCCCTTAACTTGTTGTCAGTTAGTTAGGTAAAAATTTTCTTCCAGATCTGATAAAGATTGAGCGACCTGGGTCTTATGAAAAAGAATCTTGGACGCTGACAGATGAAGAAAAGCAAGATAAGGTACCCAAGTTAAAGGAAGCTGGAAATGAactatataaacagaaaaaatactCAGAGGCAGCTGAAAAATATGGAGAGGCTATAGGGTTGTTAGAACAGTTATGTATGAAGTAAGTATTGACTGTAATGGaggaagttgctgttttaagctggtctgatttttaaacaaatacacaaagtattgtcatcacttgattttCTGAACCAGCCTTGgtgttggttaaaagttttgtttcagTCCACTTGTAATGGACAGGACATCGTGGCATTTTGACATCAGAATTCATGTCATATTGTTCTTTCAGGGGACCAtgtgtcaaccgttgtttattgcagaatttaCAATGATtgaattccttctttatttaactgTCAGACAAATCAAACCATGCTAGAATGAAAAGAAAACTTTGTTTGTTCTACATGAAAGATCTTAATTAATAAATATCCTCCATGTATTTGATGCCCTCATCTTGTATTGCTATTATGTAACAGTTTTATATTCCCAAATCTTCACATTTTGTTCCTACATGATGATTCTGTTATATTACAGTTTTATACCcaaataatttttacattttattcctGTATTATAACATAAATCTGCTTCTGTTTTATGTTCCCAAATAATCCTAACATTTTGTTCCTACATTTTGATAGTTTTTTAATCTGATGTAATGTATATACTATTTTAGCATTAACAGCTGCAATAAACCTGAAATCGCCTGTCTCTAACTACCTGTATCTCACCATGAACATGTTTTTCAAAAGCAGGAGAACACATTAATAAATATTGAGGattgatcacagaaaaaaaatattttcagcagaTCTAAAATCTATTAAAATATGTGATGATTTTCAAAACTAGAAAATTTTTCGAAAGTGTTGATTgtgaataattatattttgtgatATAAGTGTCCTGTTCCTTATATTTCAGAGAGAAGCCAGGAGACCCAGACTGGCATGTGTTAGAAGACATGAAAATACCTCTGTTGTTAAATTTCTCACAATGTAAACTGTTATTAAAGGAATATTACATAGTGATAGAACATACCAGTACTGTACTGAAAAGGGATCCGGGTAAGTGACAGACAAGTTGATTGTGTGTACGTGCATGCATGTagtttgaatttatttacttttgtCAATGATGAAACCATATTGGCAAGCTAGATATGCTTTTAAGTTGCTacctttttttatgcccccagcatctactgatgcgggaggcatatagtgattgtcctgtccgtccgttcgtccgtccgtacgaggttaaccaagtGGAactgtttcatctagcatcaataccccttactagaatgacttgatactaatgcagatgtagcctgtgaccattcctcatcttcagacgtcacctgacctcagtttgaccttgacctcattttggacataggttgctttatatgggccatctcttggttaaccaaatgtgaccgtttcatctagcatcaataccccttacaagaatgaattgatactaatacagatgttaactgtgaccattcctcatcttcaaacatcacctgacctcagtttgaccttgaccttgacctccttttggacttaggtgcaaaatctatcttagtttgttcaaatggttctgcttgacccCATTTAGCAGCCACTAGAGCAAAATATTGAAAAGCCtgtaaatgatttcttctcatttgatggatcttcaccaaacttggtccgTAGCATCCTTGTATGAATCTCTCTCTGAAGTTTGTTCAACTGGTTCCACTTTGCCCCTTTTATGGGCCAACAGagcttgaaataaaaaaaaattgaactatTTTTTCTAAAGCAACACTTGAGggattttcactaaacttggttTGTTGCATCCTTGTTTGGACCACAAGAGTTGAAAATAGAAAGGAAGCTTTAAACAGCTTCATTGTTATGAATCACTTGGTGAATCtccatcaaactttgtctgtggCATCCTTGTATAGACCTTTTTCAAGTTTGTATGGTTCCGCTTTGCCACAGAGCTAAAATCTCCACTCCCCCTCCACACACCTCACCCTGAATTTGTCCTTGTGACATGAAATAAGAGGAAATAAgtttgtaatatgttttatgtTCAGAACCCAAAATATATGCTGCCATTTTATAAACCAAGACATTAACCTGTTGATTTCATGTTCCAGACAATGTTAAAGCCTTATTCAGAAGAGGTAAGGCACATATTGGTGCTTGGAATCCAAGGGAGGCAAGAATAGACTTTGAAAGAGTTGCAGAACTTGATTCAACTCTTTCAAACACTGTGAAAAAGGAACTGAAGTATTTAGAGGAATTACAGAAGAAGAAAGATCTTCAGGACAAAGAAAAGTTGAAATCAATGTTTGCTGAGAGTTCATCTTGATAAGAGGATAATgttatttgagccatgccatgagaaaaccaacatagtgggtttgtgaccagcatggatccagaccagcctgtgcatcagcgcagtctggtcaggctccatgctgttcgtttttaaagcctattggaattggagaaactgttagcgaacagcatggatcctgaccagactgcatggatgtgcaggctggtctggatccatgctggtcgcaaacccactatgttggttttctcatggcacggctcaattgttatttatttatctatgatCTAAAGGCATtagatttaattattttaatcaaGTTTTTTTATTGATGGATTGTTGATGAGCTTTGATAGCAAAAATTACAATACAaagttttaaattacttttaattaaaaGTACAGTAATTAAAGCACCTCATTCACACTTTCCAgatgatttttttctctcaaaaatggATATAATATGGATGCTGTGAAAGTGACCAGTGGTGCAAACATATTGACATACAATTTTTGAAGGATATCCCTACAAATTATCAGAAATATTGTACAGAAGGGAGTAATCAGTTATTtgtaatgcttttgaaataatgaagaaaatcatCATTCTTCTTGTATGTTACCAATATCTgatgtcatttttcagtgtcatatatacattttatgccaaagcttgatggaaatgaacatgtGGAAATATTGCACGCCAACAGTGGGCATGTAGTTTTATACTGTTAGTTTTCATTCAGTAGATGTGTGATCTAATAACAGTATGGATAGTGTGTCGGAACACAAATACTGAAGTGGTTATGTTGAGGTTTCTTGTTAGTTATGGTATATCTTGCAAAAAGTCAGGCGTATATCTGTGGTGCTACTTTTCTGAAATAGATAATGTGTGAATTTAAGATCTGGCTAaattggtttttagctcatctgatttttggaaaaaaaaatgaggagttattgtcatcacttgagcagttgtcggcgtcggcgtctgcgtcggcgttgcctggttaagttttatgtttaggtcagcttttctcctaaactatcaaagctattgctttgaaacttggaatacttgtttaccatcataagctgaccctgtatagcaaaaaacataactccatcttgctttttgcaagatttatggccccttttgtacttagaaaatatcagatttcttggttaagttttatgtttaggtcaacttgtctcctaaaccatcaaagctattgctttgaaacttggaatacttgttcaccatcataagcagaccctgtacatcaagaaacataactccatcttgctttttgcaagatttattgccccttttggacttagaaaatcagttttcttggttaagttttatgtttaggtcagcttttatcctaaactatcaaagctattgctttaaaacttgcaacacttgttcaccatcataagttgaccctgtacagcaagaaacataactccatcctgctttttgcaagatttatggcctcttttggacttagaaaatatcagatttcttggttaagttttatgtttaggtcaactttttctcttaaactatcaaagctattgctttgaaacttgcaacacttgttgaccatcataagctgaccctgtacagcaagcaacataactccatcctgctttttgcaataattattgccccttttggacttagaaaatcattttcttggttgagtattatgtttaagtcaacttttctcataaactatcaaagctattgctttattaaattaaaacttgcaacagtttttcaccatcataagtggacactgaacatcaagaaacataactctatcctgctttttgcaagaatgatggccctttttagacttagaaaatcatgggtaggacaatatttctattacacaaaaaaaatcagatgagcgtcagcacccgcaaggcggtgctcttgttaagtCTTATTTCAGTTTCACATGCAATTGCCAGTAATAAGTGTGACTTAATTTAGAATGGTCAACTCGTGGTCCAACTGTTGGAATTTCCTATACAATGACCCTTTATATAACATGACCCTGTCTAACGTAGTCAGCAGCCAGTGGAAAAGTCTGTAGAATGCACCGTAATGGTCACTAAATCTCTTCTGCTGTAAAATAACAAGGTGCTGTTTTTCCTACTGTACTGTTGTAAACAAAGTCctagatactgtaaaatcatttaatttcgtgggcataaaatttcgtggtttgggtcaaaacggcaatttcttggtgatatgaattcgtggatttcaacttttgaacataaaatgaatggaaattttacttgttccttgggattaaatttcgtggattgactcgaccacgaaatccatgaaaatgagtcccccacaaatattaatgatttcacagtagtttggTAGTCTAAACACCAGaaaatcatatattttgtttgtttgagtaAATCTTTTGTTAGCAACTTGCCGAATTTTGCACAAAACTGCCACAAATCATAATATTTGGTGCATGGATGGTGGTAGATTAAAACCATTGTTAAAATGCTCCAAAGAAAATTTGCCTATTTAATATAATGGCCCATCAGTATCAGTTGTCAACTTCTGTCCAATTACATCTTCGTGGTATACAATTTTGGCATTTCCTTCCTGATATGGAAAAGCGTATGTTTGTTTGAACTACATTAATGGTCGGAGAATGACTtagaattatttaaattttatagtgAAATATATGTTAGTGGTAGTCTCGCAAAAATGTAgaatatataaaatttgtttaaagtgttcaaatacatgaaaaaaaaagaaactttattttgttttacatgtatatcagATATGTTTCACTCATGACAATATTATTTCTGGTGTTCAGATGgtgaaagaaataaataacctctatatatttgcaaaatttcaaccTTATTGTTCCACATTACAAAGTCTGGGCATTTTTATATCCATCtaactttatttattattttcttaacTTTGTATACTTGATTCAGTGTTTATGAAAACaagaatttctttcaataataaGCTGTATGTGTTCAGTTGTTGTATTTACACGCCCCTGGAAAGAGGTTTATAGTAAATAAACTGTTTGTATATGAGTTAGTTTGGCTGTCCAAAACGCTTTCTAGTATTCCACTTATGCTTAGCATAATGAGCTGTGTCATGTGCAAGAGTCAGGTCTGTtctataaaggtcaaggtcacagggaagAATACTGTATAAGTGGTTAAGTTAGCGAGGTGGAAATATTGGTGAATTTCGCAAATTGACAAAATTCGCTAATAATTTCTCCAGCGTAAATATCAGCCAACCcattataaaaatgtagtaaatgaGAGAAATTGATACACTGTCTCTGTCTGTACTCTTAACAACTTTAATCTCCTTTTTTCGGCCTTAAATGCGTCAAAAGTAGCCATAGTTGTTTGGTTACACTTCAAAAAGGTAAAGATTAtcataatttgattaaatttccACTTGTTGACAGGTACAAAACTAGCAAAGCTATAGGCAAGAAAACAAGCtgacttttaaaaaatcattttacacgTTTACAAAACTTAACAAAAGGATTTACTTCAATACATATTGTTAGACTTTTTCAGTTTGATtattacatgacattgtataataCTGCTTTCTTTAATAATACGTTTTCAAGTAATTATCTTTTGTAAAGAAAAGACAAACAACAATTTTATTAATGTGTAGCATGTTCTTTGATATTTGAATGTTCGCGAATAACTTACAACTACAataatatgttatatttataccttaagaaattttatttgtacTTATTATTTTTTGAACGTATATGAATATTGAGATAATAATTGTATGATTTTTTAAAGGATAAATGACCATAATTTTCAACTCACTGGTTCCATATAAGGGATAATAGTAATACTAATAATGTCAGCGAAAGTGCAGCTTTTATGTCAGAAAAATTTCCGAATTCGCTAACTTTTCGACTCGTGGAAATATCCACTTATACAGTATTAGCCCCTTCCCTTTGTCCGTTGTGCCCTTCCAGTGGGttacgtttttacaaaacatatttcatatgctaTTTTAGTCTTGTGACTCAGTTCAggatgaggaagccatccagctggcttacggaaggtcagtggttctacccaggttcccgcctgtgatgaaataatgcactgaggggcaccttggggtcttccttcaccatcaaagctggaaagttgccatatgacctataattgtgtcggtgcaacattaaacccaacaaaacgaaacaaacagTTCAGGCgttttgtttctgtatttcagtatttcattattCCGTtgtatttcacagaaataataTATAATCTAGAACATAGATGTAAATACGTTAATATACTTTCTATCAATTAAGCCAAATAGATAAAAAAACAGAATCATATctggttatttttctttttatatatatataaaatcagtTATCACCCCAATTAGTTTAACAAACACTCAGAAGCTTATTAAGTGAAAAGAGAGTATCTTCATCAGTAAACAAAATCTTGTGTGGTTCTCATGAGATTTTGCTGTTAGGTCTTATGAGAGTTTCAGATctgcttcatttttagctcatctgattttttggaaaaaaaatgatgagttattgtaatcgcttgatcggcgtcggcattgcctggttaagtcttatgtttaggtcagcttttctcctaaactatcaaagctattgctttaaaacttgcaacacttgttcaccatgattagctgactctgtacagcaagaaacataactccatcctgctttttgtaagaattat
The genomic region above belongs to Mercenaria mercenaria strain notata chromosome 12, MADL_Memer_1, whole genome shotgun sequence and contains:
- the LOC123534033 gene encoding AH receptor-interacting protein-like; the encoded protein is MADYFAILAKLGIQKKILHGGKGDAPDYEDGTKLYFHYKTCKCDDEHTIIDDSHNHEKPMELILGKKFKFEVWEACLKSMRVEEVSEFTVDTKLVEQYPLVSKQLREIFGKHKKKHEEEKSHCCGMMAMSEKGLGHPDLDDLVKNPQPLAFTIDLIKIERPGSYEKESWTLTDEEKQDKVPKLKEAGNELYKQKKYSEAAEKYGEAIGLLEQLCMKEKPGDPDWHVLEDMKIPLLLNFSQCKLLLKEYYIVIEHTSTVLKRDPDNVKALFRRGKAHIGAWNPREARIDFERVAELDSTLSNTVKKELKYLEELQKKKDLQDKEKLKSMFAESSS